CCGATGCGCGGAGAAAACATCGTTCGGTCAGGCTGCACAAGCGAGCGCGGAAACTTGCCGCTGAAAGGCCCCGTGCCATTGGCTACGACGGCAGAAACCTGCGTGAAGTCCGCGTTGTGATCCAGGTTGACGAGGCGATCATATTTCTCAACATACGGCGCGAAGTACTCGTAGCGCAGACCGGCGTTGACGGTCAGGTTGGCGCGGAGACGGAAGTCGTCATTGGCGTAACCGTCCCAGACAGTCTCGCGGAGATAGGTCTTGAACGATGCGGCCTGGATCTTCGACTGCTGTGGAGCTCCGAGGAGGAAGTCGGCGAAGGAGCTTCCCGTGGGCGTGCTGGCAGTGGTCGTAACGGTGGACGGAGCCGCGGTGGCGTAGCCGGTAAAGGTGAGTGAGCCGAGGACGTTGGAAGAACCAAGGACGTCATAGTGGACGCGCCGCACGTCGAAGCCGAAGCGGAGGTTATGTTTCTTATGGCTCCAACTGACGGCGTTGCCGAAGGCGACGGTCTGGTTGACGCTGTCAGTCGGATTGCCTCCGCCAAAGCCGGTGAAGTTGGTAAGACCGATCGTCGGGAGGCCACTGTAGAAGCCGGTCGCGACTGCAGATGGCTTGGGGACAGCGATGCCCGCAGCCGCCGTGGGGTCGGTGGGAGTGCCGGTGTAGATATTGGTCGTCAGGGCGTGCGAGCGGTTCCAGTTGAGCGTGGTGTTATCGCTGAAGCGGCCATATCCGATGGAGTAACCGACGCCGAGGCCGTAGCCGTCCGTGGCGGCCTTGGTGTCCTGCACGGCAAAGGTGCCGAGACCGTCGGTTGCGCCATGCTGATAGTTAAAGCTGGCATTCAGGTTTTGCCGCAGCGTCTTGGGGGCGTCCTGACGCTGCCTGCGTCCACCGCCTCCACCTCCTGCTCCTCCTCTACCGCCGAAGGCGGGTTGTGCGCCGATATTGCGTACGAAGCGGGCGGAGAGGGCGGCGGAATTGTTCCCCGCTGCGGCGATGCGCTGGTAGTTGTAGTTCTGCGTGTTGGTCGCGATGTTGGGCATCGGGTAGTAGGTGAGCAGGTTCTGCGCAGCGGTGGAGAGACGGTTGGCGCAGATCACATTCGTCTGTGCATTGCAGACGAAGGGCGCACCGGTCGTGGGATCATAGATGGTGACCGGAACGGCGACTCCGTTGACGGTCTGCGTGAGACCGGTGAAGTCTCCGGTCCGTTGTGCCACCGTAGGCACGGTGGCGTAGGCGTTGAAGGGCGTGATCGTGCGTCCCCCTGTGAGATTGAGGAAGACAAACTGCTTCGGGTTGGGCTTCGTGAGTCCGGGGATATAAGGCGAACCGACAAAGCTGCCACCGTAACGGTTGCTGCTGTAAGCAGGCTTCACGGCAGTGCCGGTAAGCGAGTACGGCGTAGCGTCGAGCGCGCCGTTGCCGCCCTGGTAAAAGACGTTGCCATGGATTGCGTTGGGATTCATGTTGCGGAAGGCACCACCGCCAAAGCCGCCTCCACCACCGCCGCGCCCTCCACCACCACCGGGCCCACCACCTCCCGGTCCTCCACCACCTGGACCACCCATGCCGCCGGGGCCTCCGCCCATCATGCCGCCGAGCATCCCGACGACAGCGGTCGCGATGTCGCCGTTGCCTCCGCCGCCAGCGCGCGCCTGGGTCATGGCGTCCTGAATGCGGTTGCGGATCTCGTCTTCGGAGAAGTTGGCGAGGCCGTTGGTCGTTCCTGTCTGTCCGCTGACGCTGACGGAATCGGTAAGATCGCTTCCGCCGGAGATCGAGGGCAGCGCGGCTCCACTGGCGCCTCCGCCAACGGTGGCATCACTGGTCTGCGCATCTCCACCAGAAGCGATGCCGAGAGATTGAAGACCGCGTGCAAGCGTCTGCGCGTTGACGCCAGCGGTCGATTCGGCTCCTGCTGCGGCATCACGCGCGGCAACACGGCTGGCGAGTTCCATGTGGAAGGTAGCTGTACCTGCATGTGCCGTGGAGTTGAGAAGGACCTCCTGCGTCGTAGCGGCGAAGGCTGCCAGTTCGGCGCGAACGACGTATCTCCCGTTACGCGGGATGGCGAGAGCGTAGGTTCCGTCAACATCCGTAGAGGTGGTGTATTTTTTGCCGGTAAGACTGTTGGTCGCAGTGATGGCGACGCCGGGAAGTGGGACGCCAAGCGACTTGGGATCAGCAGCGCCCGCGCTGACCGTTCCGCGGATGGTGCCGCCCTGGGTCTCTATTGCCGCCGCGGGCGCTGCTGGAGTGGCCGAGGGCGTTGCGGGTGCGGCATCCTGCGCGCAGAGCGGCAGAGACGCGGCAGCGCTCACCGCCATGACTAGAGCCAGTACATGTGTCTTCAAGCTTCCGTCCTTCTTATAAGTCGATCGTGCTTTTACCGCTCTAGACGATATGGCGATGCACTTAGAGAAAGTTATTGCGAAAAAGTTATTGCTGCGCAGAGGGTGGTGGAGCAGAAGCGCCGTCCGGTCTGGGGCGACGGGGTTCCATGATCGTCAGGGTTGTGGGAACGAAGACGCCTCCTTTGAGCGCGCCGCGTCCGGTGACGCTTTCGCCTACCTTCACATCCGCAAGCGTGATGGATTCGCCCGCCGGGGGCGTGTCCGAAGCTGCACCGCCGCCGCTCATACCCATGCCAGCTCCCATGCCGCGACCACCGCCGCCCTTGCGGAAAGAGGTGTTCTCGTCCACGACGATGACCTGCTCTACATTGTCGGGACGCATGACGGTAATTTTCACATCGTCGATCTTGGTGATGCGACCAGCAATGAGGGTCTTGCCGAGGCTTTCGCGCATCTCTTTTTCGCGCGCCTTCATCTGTGCGGCTTGTTCCGGCGTCATCACCGCGACCATGGCGGCGTGGATCTCATGCTTGCCGGGCTCCTGCATGCCCATCGCCATCACGGTATCGCCCACCTTGATGTCGGACGTCTTGACCGGCTGGCGGTCTTTCATCAGGCGCGTGTTCGCGGTGAGGTCCACGGTGTAGGCTTCACCGGCCTCACTCTTCAGATTGAGAACGGTGTCGCTGATGGCGGTGACCGTGCCGCCGACTCCGTTGCCGCCACCGAAGCCGCCACGGCGGCCCTGCCGTTGGCCGCCCTGCGGAGCGTCGCCCGCAGGAGCGTCCTGCGCATGCATCGCCAAACTCATCGAACCTACGAGTACCAGACCGATCAGAGCACGCATCGTAAATCTCCCTACGCAACAACCGTATGCCATTACAGACGCATCGCGTTTGGGAAAGACGCTCTCCTCGACAAAAATCAATATGGAGCCTGACTGATACACTCGCTTTCACTTCCAGCAGAGGCACTCACGGAGAAAACGCTTATGTCCACGACGCACCACGCACCGACCCCCGCCTTCCGCCCCTTCGTTCCCGACAGCGAGAACCGTCCTGAACTAACTGTCCGGGCGATCCTGATTGGCGCGGTCTTTGGCGTGCTCTTCGGCGCAGTCACGGTGTATGTCGGCCTGCGCGCCGGTTTGACGGTAGGAGCGTCTATTCCGATCTCGGTGCTGTCGATCTCGATCCTGCGCGTACTCGGGCGGTCGTCCATTCTGGAGAACAATATTGTTCAGGCCACCGGAAATGCCGGACAGTCGATTGCCAGCGGCGTGATCTTTACGCTGCCTGCGCTAATCTTCCTGGGCTTCGACCTGGAGTACGCGCGCATCTTTGCGCTGGCGCTCTTTGGCGGATGGCTGGGCGTGCTCTTCATGATTCCGCTGCGACGACAGTTGATCGTGGAGGAGCATGGAACGCTGACCTACCCGGAAGGAACGGCCTGCGCGGATGTGCTGATCGCGGGAGAGCGCGGCGGATCGTTTGCTTCGCGAGTCTTCCTGGGGCTTGGGCTCGGAGGCCTTTACACGCTGTTTCAGAACGACAATCTGTTTGGCTTGTTCCCTTCTACCCCCGCATATAACCCGGACTTCGGAGAGCAGCACCTGCTGAAGGGCGCTTCGATCCGCGCGGACGTGACGCCGGAGTACCTGGGCGTGGGCTACATCATCGGGATTCGCGTGGCGGCGATCATGCTGGCGGGCGGCGTCTTCTCGTGGCTGGTGCTGATGCCAGCGATCTACTTCTTTGGATCGCATCTGACGTCGCCACTGTATCCCGCGACGACGCTGATCAAAGATATGTCTCCCTCCGATATGTGGAAGACCTATGTGCGGCCCATGGGCGCGGGCGCAGTGGCGTGCAGTGGTTTGATTACGGTGTGCCGCAGCCTGCCTACAATCTTCGGAGCGCTGGCGGGAACCTTCCGCAAGAAGACGGTTGTGGGCGAGGCTGTAAAGAGTGCCGCACGCACCGAGCATGATCTGCCAAACTCGGTGGTCTATGGCGGATCGCTTCTGCTGGTCGTGATCATGTTTGCGTTTCTGCAGTTCAAGCCTGTTCCCGGAGCGCAAGTCGGTGCTCTGGCGAACATCGCGGCGGCATTGCTGGTGGTGGTCTTTGGATTTCTGTTTGTGACCGTAAGCGCACGCATCGTGGGCATCGTGGGAAGCTCGGCTTCACCGGTCTCCGGGATGACGATTGCTACGCTGATGGCGACGACGGCGATCTTCCTGGTGAAGGGTTGGACGGCACCGGCGTTTGGCGCGCTGGCGATTACGATTGGCGGCATCGTCTGCATTGCGGCCTCGAATGCGGGCGACGTTTCGCAGGATTTGAAGACGGGCTTCCTGATCGGAGCGACGCCGTGGAAGCAGCAGCTTGCGGTGATGGTGGGCGTGATCGTTTCAGTGTTTTCGATCGGGTTGACGCTGAAGGCGATGAACACGGGGTTGGAGGAGTTTCGGCGGATCTCGACGCCCATCGTATTGAATGTCGCAGCGCTGCCGGAAGGCGTGCAGCTGAAGGGCGCGTTTCCTCGACCACATATCCTGCTCTCCGACCCGAAGGACAAGGCGCATCGCGAGGAGGTCAATAACGCCTCGCACTACACGCTGGTGAATGCGATTGGGTCGAACACGCTCGACGACGGCAAGTACCTGATGAATCCCGACACCGGCGCGCTGGAGGTGCAGTGGATCCAGGGCATCGGCAGCGAGAAGGCCGCAGCGCCGCAAGGCAAGCTGATGGCAACGGTGATCAACGGCATCCTGTCGCATCGGCTTCCGTGGGCGCTGGTACTCCTGGGCGTAGCGCTGGTGATCATGGTGGAACTGCTGGGCGTGCGCAGTCTGACGCTGGCGGTGGGAGCTTATCTTTCCATTGCGACGACACTGGCGATCTTTGTGGGTGGCGTGATGCGTTGGATGGTGGATCGTGCGATGGCCAAACACAAGGCGCAGGCTCTACTGACGACACGCACGATCGATGAGATGGAAGCGGATGTGACGAACAACGAGGCGCTTACGGACCTCGACAACGAGGAGATCTCTCCGGGGTCGCTCTATGCTTCGGGGTTGATTGCGGCGGGAGGCATCGTTGGCCTGATGGGTGTGGCGATCCGGCTCTATGAAGCCGCGACGGATCACGTAATGCCGAGGTTCAGCGATCACAATCCGCTGCATCATGATCCGGTGAGCGTGGTGATGTTTGCGCTACTGGCATTCAGCCTTTATTACTTCGCGCGAAAGCCGCTTTCGGAGACAAAGTAGATGAGTTACTTAGATGCGAGAGCTCTCGAAGAGACAACCACTGTCAAACTAGACTTAGATTAGCTATGTCAGTGATGTGCGAAATCGACTGCCAAAGCCCCTAACCAAACTACTGCTGCCATGAGCCACAACCGTCCTCCTTGCCAATGGCGGCGAGTGAGAATGCCTGTCCCCCATGCCAAGTTGATTACCAGAAAAATTGTAACGATTGGCAGAATGCTAAGGAACCAGACGAATGGT
This genomic stretch from Terriglobus saanensis SP1PR4 harbors:
- a CDS encoding DUF5666 domain-containing protein, giving the protein MRALIGLVLVGSMSLAMHAQDAPAGDAPQGGQRQGRRGGFGGGNGVGGTVTAISDTVLNLKSEAGEAYTVDLTANTRLMKDRQPVKTSDIKVGDTVMAMGMQEPGKHEIHAAMVAVMTPEQAAQMKAREKEMRESLGKTLIAGRITKIDDVKITVMRPDNVEQVIVVDENTSFRKGGGGRGMGAGMGMSGGGAASDTPPAGESITLADVKVGESVTGRGALKGGVFVPTTLTIMEPRRPRPDGASAPPPSAQQ
- a CDS encoding carboxypeptidase-like regulatory domain-containing protein yields the protein MKTHVLALVMAVSAAASLPLCAQDAAPATPSATPAAPAAAIETQGGTIRGTVSAGAADPKSLGVPLPGVAITATNSLTGKKYTTSTDVDGTYALAIPRNGRYVVRAELAAFAATTQEVLLNSTAHAGTATFHMELASRVAARDAAAGAESTAGVNAQTLARGLQSLGIASGGDAQTSDATVGGGASGAALPSISGGSDLTDSVSVSGQTGTTNGLANFSEDEIRNRIQDAMTQARAGGGGNGDIATAVVGMLGGMMGGGPGGMGGPGGGGPGGGGPGGGGGRGGGGGGFGGGAFRNMNPNAIHGNVFYQGGNGALDATPYSLTGTAVKPAYSSNRYGGSFVGSPYIPGLTKPNPKQFVFLNLTGGRTITPFNAYATVPTVAQRTGDFTGLTQTVNGVAVPVTIYDPTTGAPFVCNAQTNVICANRLSTAAQNLLTYYPMPNIATNTQNYNYQRIAAAGNNSAALSARFVRNIGAQPAFGGRGGAGGGGGGRRQRQDAPKTLRQNLNASFNYQHGATDGLGTFAVQDTKAATDGYGLGVGYSIGYGRFSDNTTLNWNRSHALTTNIYTGTPTDPTAAAGIAVPKPSAVATGFYSGLPTIGLTNFTGFGGGNPTDSVNQTVAFGNAVSWSHKKHNLRFGFDVRRVHYDVLGSSNVLGSLTFTGYATAAPSTVTTTASTPTGSSFADFLLGAPQQSKIQAASFKTYLRETVWDGYANDDFRLRANLTVNAGLRYEYFAPYVEKYDRLVNLDHNADFTQVSAVVANGTGPFSGKFPRSLVQPDRTMFSPRIGIAYRPKWPKQIVIRAGYGINFNTGQYSRFARSLQSQPPFAITQTNTAGQSGCGTYGSFTLANAFGCTVSTVTQNSFAVNRNYRLGRVQVLNADIQKTLPLGIVLNVGYNGSFGGDLDLLRAPNHTATGVTSADATAFTYEDSIANSRFNSLTINARKRMQKGIALGASYVYGHSIDNASSIGGSGGNVIAQNDQRLDLEYGNSSFDVRHSVTGNYVFELPFGPNRAFFNQGGVMPKILDGFSVSGTFTFASGSYFTPSYASTIAQVASGGNYTLRPDRVFSQPISGPGSSALWFNSAAFTAPTSSSGYGTASRNSIEGPGTVNVNMSLARTQSFGGTKSFEARATANNVFNTVQYSGINTVLNSATFGRVTSVASARQLTVQARYRF
- a CDS encoding OPT family oligopeptide transporter, which produces MSTTHHAPTPAFRPFVPDSENRPELTVRAILIGAVFGVLFGAVTVYVGLRAGLTVGASIPISVLSISILRVLGRSSILENNIVQATGNAGQSIASGVIFTLPALIFLGFDLEYARIFALALFGGWLGVLFMIPLRRQLIVEEHGTLTYPEGTACADVLIAGERGGSFASRVFLGLGLGGLYTLFQNDNLFGLFPSTPAYNPDFGEQHLLKGASIRADVTPEYLGVGYIIGIRVAAIMLAGGVFSWLVLMPAIYFFGSHLTSPLYPATTLIKDMSPSDMWKTYVRPMGAGAVACSGLITVCRSLPTIFGALAGTFRKKTVVGEAVKSAARTEHDLPNSVVYGGSLLLVVIMFAFLQFKPVPGAQVGALANIAAALLVVVFGFLFVTVSARIVGIVGSSASPVSGMTIATLMATTAIFLVKGWTAPAFGALAITIGGIVCIAASNAGDVSQDLKTGFLIGATPWKQQLAVMVGVIVSVFSIGLTLKAMNTGLEEFRRISTPIVLNVAALPEGVQLKGAFPRPHILLSDPKDKAHREEVNNASHYTLVNAIGSNTLDDGKYLMNPDTGALEVQWIQGIGSEKAAAPQGKLMATVINGILSHRLPWALVLLGVALVIMVELLGVRSLTLAVGAYLSIATTLAIFVGGVMRWMVDRAMAKHKAQALLTTRTIDEMEADVTNNEALTDLDNEEISPGSLYASGLIAAGGIVGLMGVAIRLYEAATDHVMPRFSDHNPLHHDPVSVVMFALLAFSLYYFARKPLSETK